One Thiovulum sp. ES DNA segment encodes these proteins:
- a CDS encoding uroporphyrinogen decarboxylase (PFAM: Uroporphyrinogen decarboxylase (URO-D)~TIGRFAM: uroporphyrinogen decarboxylase) translates to MIFIDACFGKKTPYTPIWMMRQAGRYLSEYMAVRQQAGNFLNLCHNPKLASEVTLQPIDILGVDAAILFSDILVVPNEMGMELEFLKGEGPKFPKPLETDEDLDNLDMSASEKLTYVYETIQLVRKDLAPEKALIGFAGSPWTLATYMIEGGGTKTYSKVKKLLYSNPAYMHKLLEKLTKVLIEYLQKQIDSGVNAVQVFDSWAAALEKDSFFEFSWKYMVEIAETLKKNNPEIPVILFPKGVGAYLDGIYGDFDVFGVDWGTPIELAKEKLGDKYVLQGNLEPTRLYSKDAIDKGVDHILDVMQNERHIFNLGHGMLPDLDRENAKYLVKKVQKESAK, encoded by the coding sequence ATGGCTGTCCGACAACAAGCTGGTAATTTTTTAAATCTCTGCCACAATCCAAAATTGGCTTCTGAAGTTACACTACAACCAATTGATATTCTTGGAGTTGATGCGGCGATTCTCTTTTCTGATATTCTTGTTGTTCCAAACGAAATGGGAATGGAACTTGAATTTTTAAAAGGTGAAGGTCCAAAATTTCCAAAACCATTAGAAACTGATGAAGACTTAGATAATCTCGACATGAGTGCAAGTGAAAAACTAACTTATGTTTATGAGACAATTCAGCTTGTCCGAAAAGATTTAGCTCCTGAAAAAGCACTAATTGGATTTGCTGGTAGCCCTTGGACTCTTGCTACTTACATGATTGAGGGTGGTGGAACAAAAACTTATTCAAAAGTCAAAAAACTTCTCTACTCAAATCCTGCTTACATGCACAAGCTTCTTGAAAAATTGACAAAAGTCCTAATCGAATATCTTCAAAAACAGATTGACTCTGGAGTAAATGCGGTTCAGGTTTTTGATTCTTGGGCTGCCGCACTTGAAAAAGATTCGTTTTTTGAATTCTCATGGAAATATATGGTGGAAATTGCTGAAACTCTGAAAAAGAATAATCCAGAAATTCCTGTAATTCTGTTTCCAAAAGGTGTCGGTGCTTATCTTGATGGAATTTACGGAGACTTTGATGTTTTTGGTGTTGATTGGGGAACTCCAATTGAACTCGCAAAAGAGAAATTAGGTGATAAATATGTTCTTCAAGGAAATCTTGAGCCGACTCGACTTTACAGCAAAGATGCGATTGATAAAGGTGTTGATCATATTTTAGATGTTATGCAAAATGAGAGACATATTTTTAATTTAGGTCATGGAATGCTTCCAGATTTAGATCGTGAAAATGCAAAATATTTAGTAAAAAAAGTGCAAAAGGAGAGTGCTAAGTGA
- a CDS encoding carbamoyl-phosphate synthase, small subunit (PFAM: Carbamoyl-phosphate synthase small chain, CPSase domain; Glutamine amidotransferase class-I~TIGRFAM: carbamoyl-phosphate synthase, small subunit~IMG reference gene:2508610650_SP), whose product MKISILLENGLFFEGEGFGAEGTTVGEIVFNTAITGYQEIITDPSYAGQFVLFTTPEIGNVGINGQDMESSKAHCKGIFVRSFNKEFSNFRGEQDLDTFLKSQNVMGISEIDTRFLTKTLRKEGAMMMVASTKYHTKEALEPVLKSSPRIEDINYIDEVSTKESYIHNSGKFDISKFDFETEVEKKAKIVAVDFGVKRNILNELSSAGVEVEVVPNKIEISAILEKYNSGEIKGVFLSNGPGDPLVLKREAEMISELVKAEVPMFGICLGHQLLSIANGYETEKLKFGHHGGNHPVKNLKTGAVEITSQNHNYSVPNEIENIAEVSHRNLFDNTIEGLVYKNSPIFSVQHHPEASPGPHESNYIFQQFVEHILKS is encoded by the coding sequence GTGAAGATTTCAATTCTTTTAGAAAACGGTCTATTTTTCGAGGGTGAAGGTTTTGGAGCAGAGGGGACGACTGTTGGTGAAATCGTTTTTAACACTGCAATAACTGGATACCAAGAAATTATTACAGATCCAAGTTATGCGGGGCAATTTGTTCTTTTTACAACTCCAGAAATTGGGAATGTGGGAATAAATGGGCAAGATATGGAGAGTTCAAAAGCTCACTGCAAAGGTATTTTTGTTAGAAGTTTCAACAAGGAGTTTTCAAACTTTCGGGGAGAACAGGACTTAGATACTTTTCTAAAATCGCAAAATGTGATGGGAATTTCTGAAATTGATACTCGATTTTTAACAAAAACTTTACGAAAAGAGGGAGCAATGATGATGGTTGCCTCTACGAAATATCACACAAAAGAGGCTCTCGAACCAGTTCTTAAAAGTTCTCCACGAATTGAAGATATAAATTATATCGATGAGGTCAGCACAAAAGAGAGCTATATTCACAACTCTGGAAAATTTGATATTTCAAAATTTGATTTTGAAACAGAAGTTGAGAAAAAAGCAAAAATTGTTGCTGTCGATTTTGGTGTAAAACGAAATATTTTAAATGAATTATCTTCGGCAGGTGTTGAAGTTGAAGTTGTTCCAAATAAAATAGAAATTTCTGCAATTTTGGAAAAATACAATTCGGGTGAAATCAAAGGTGTGTTTTTATCAAATGGACCAGGCGATCCACTTGTATTAAAAAGAGAAGCTGAAATGATTTCAGAACTTGTAAAAGCAGAAGTGCCAATGTTTGGAATTTGCCTTGGACACCAATTGCTTTCAATTGCAAACGGATATGAGACTGAGAAATTGAAATTTGGTCATCATGGTGGAAATCATCCAGTTAAAAACCTGAAAACTGGTGCAGTGGAAATCACTTCTCAAAATCACAACTATTCTGTGCCAAATGAGATTGAAAATATCGCAGAAGTTTCTCACAGAAATCTTTTTGACAACACAATCGAGGGTCTTGTGTATAAAAATTCTCCAATTTTTTCAGTGCAACATC